A portion of the Musa acuminata AAA Group cultivar baxijiao chromosome BXJ1-1, Cavendish_Baxijiao_AAA, whole genome shotgun sequence genome contains these proteins:
- the LOC135622317 gene encoding protein FAR1-RELATED SEQUENCE 12-like, which translates to MAELAGSDTFVVNADDANWMPKVDMEFKTDEEAYQFYNNYAKVVGFSVRKAWINRRASGVVISRTYVCHKEGYQGNRRDESEVKKPRQNERTGCLAHLTIKITENGTYRISEFHPMHNHELVAPGKAHALKSHRVAKRSRAAVAGMIASQKAKIEYLVRQAGGYRQVRFFSVEDAANKSWAPKVDMEFENDEKAYQFYNEYARRIGFDVRKAWINRKASGVIISRTYVCYKEGFHGNKKNESQVQQHRLRSSERTGCHARMTIKLAKNGRYRVSEFYWDHNHEFVTARTAHTLKSHRTANRARFHEVDYEDDSRVEPIAKDENLSELTVANQQGDLLPSHCKNYLHAKRKDTPKPGDVGAMLQYLQGRQVDDPAFYYAIHLDSEDQVTCFFWRDGRSAVDYGYFGDVVCFDTSYKINNYGRPLALFYGVNHHKQIVVFGTALMYDDTEECFKWLFETFKSAMNGKEPNVVLTDQNMAITNALDLVWHGTKHRGCAWHMYQNATKYLAQVFQGSRTFASDFRKCLYDCEDDEEFASEWIKMLEKYDLKENIWLKKLFDERDNWSVACGRGMFCADMSSTQRTESLSSMLKEHLRQENDLLQFLGNYERVLYGRRYEELLADHHATESNSLVASSRMLRQAANIYTPAVFDIFQKEFELSLDCMVYNAGMVETTYEYKVTSEGSLKVHLVRLNPLDGTLVCSCKKFEFVGIQCRHVLKALDVTNIKELPLRYFLKRWRKDAKVISLRDMHGLATDNELKSTRVKRFSSLCHIFSIITSKAAETVEGCKFIESQSDQLLVSVYQILQTQLEGPQFA; encoded by the coding sequence ATGGCGGAGTTAGCGGGGAGTGATACTTTTGTGGTGAACGCTGATGATGCGAATTGGATGCCGAAAGTGGATATGGAATTTAAGACCGATGAGGAGGCTTACCAATTTTATAACAATTATGCTAAGGTAGTAGGGTTCAGTGTCCGGAAAGCTTGGATTAACCGGCGGGCATCGGGAGTTGTCATATCGAGGACTTATGTCTGCCATAAAGAAGGTTATCAGGGGAACAGGAGAGATGAGAGTGAGGTGAAGAAACCCCGGCAGAATGAGCGGACTGGCTGCCTTGCACATTTGACAATCAAAATTACAGAAAATGGGACATATCGGATTAGTGAATTTCACCCAATGCACAACCATGAGCTTGTAGCACCAGGGAAAGCTCACGCGTTGAAGTCACATAGAGTTGCAAAACGGTCTCGAGCTGCTGTTGCCGGAATGATAGCATCACAGAAGGCGAAGATTGAGTATTTGGTAAGGCAAGCTGGGGGGTATCGGCAGGTCAGGTTCTTCTCTGTGGAGGATGCTGCCAACAAGAGTTGGGCACCGAAAGTCGATATGGAGTTTGAAAATGACGAGAAGGCTTATCAGTTTTATAATGAATATGCGAGAAGGATTGGTTTCGATGTAAGAAAGGCTTGGATTAACCGAAAAGCTTCAGGGGTGATTATTTCCAGGACATATGTATGTTATAAGGAAGGCTTTCATGGAAACAAGAAAAATGAGAGCCAGGTACAACAACATCGACTGCGATCAAGTGAGAGAACAGGTTGTCATGCTCGTATGACCATTAAACTTGCTAAGAACGGTAGATATCGTGTGAGTGAATTTTACTGGGACCACAACCATGAGTTTGTGACAGCACGAACAGCTCACACATTAAAATCACACAGAACTGCTAACAGGGCTCGATTTCATGAAGTGGACTATGAGGATGACTCTAGGGTGGAACCCATAGCTAAAGATGAGAATTTGAGTGAACTGACTGTTGCCAATCAACAGGGCGATCTTCTTCCTTCCCACTGTAAGAATTATTTGCATGCCAAGCGTAAGGATACCCCGAAGCCAGGAGATGTAGGTGCTATGTTGCAGTACTTGCAAGGGAGACAAGTCGATGACCCTGCATTTTATTATGCAATACATCTTGACAGTGAAGATCAAGTAACATGCTTTTTCTGGAGGGACGGGAGGTCTGCTGTTGACTATGGCTACTTTGGTGACGTGGTCTGCTTTGATAcatcatataaaataaataattatggcAGGCCCTTAGCTCTATTCTATGGTGTAAATCATCATAAGCAAATTGTTGTTTTTGGTACAGCATTGATGTATGATGATACTGAAGAGTGTTTCAAGTGGTTGTTTGAGACTTTCAAAAGTGCAATGAATGGAAAGGAACCAAATGTAGTCCTAACAGATCAAAATATGGCAATTACCAATGCTCTTGATCTCGTTTGGCATGGTACAAAACATCGAGGATGTGCGTGGCATATGTACCAAAATGCAACAAAATACTTGGCTCAGGTCTTTCAAGGTTCCAGGACTTTTGCATCTGACTTCCGTAAATGTCTCTATGACTGTGAGGATGATGAAGAGTTTGCCTCAGAATGGATAAAGATGTTAGAGAAGTATGATCTCAAAGAAAATATATGGTTGAAGAAATTGTTTGATGAGAGGGACAATTGGTCGGTGGCATGTGGGCGAGGAATGTTCTGTGCAGACATGAGTAGCACTCAACGTACAGAAAGCTTGAGCAGCATGCTAAAGGAGCACTTGAGACAAGAAAATGATCTCTTACAATTCCTTGGGAATTATGAAAGAGTGTTGTATGGACGGAGATATGAAGAATTACTGGCTGATCATCATGCCACTGAAAGTAACTCATTAGTAGCTTCTTCACGAATGTTGAGGCAAGCCGCAAATATATACACACCAGCTGTCTTTGACATTTTCCAAAAGGAGTTTGAGTTGTCACTCGACTGCATGGTATACAATGCTGGCATGGTAGAGACAACCTATGAATATAAGGTTACATCCGAGGGGAGCCTGAAAGTGCACTTGGTAAGACTAAACCCTCTTGATGGTACTCTGGTTTGCAGCTGCAAAAAGTTTGAGTTTGTGGGAATCCAATGTCGGCATGTCCTAAAAGCACTTGATGTTACAAATATCAAAGAGCTTCCACTAAGATATTTCTTGAAGAGGTGGAGGAAGGATGCCAAGGTCATCTCCTTGAGAGACATGCATGGGCTTGCAACTGACAATGAACTCAAGTCAACCAGAGTCAAACGTTTCAGCTCCCTGTGCCATATTTTTAGCATAATTACATCTAAGGCAGCAGAAACTGTTGAGGGTTGCAAATTTATTGAAAGCCAGTCAGATCAATTGTTAGTTAGTGTATACCAAATTTTACAAACACAATTAGAAGGACCTCAATTTGCTTAA
- the LOC103987092 gene encoding pentatricopeptide repeat-containing protein At2g13600, producing the protein MARHPSVLKHLPLCCGLSLPHSIPFALLLQDCIDSNSLRDGRCIHGRLLKTPFSSETFIQNRLLDAYAKCGSLEDARKLFDRMDHRNVFTWNSFIGALTKSGLLEEARRLFVSVPEPDQCSWNTMVSGFAQHGRFEEALEFFVAMHADDFVLNAYSFSSALSACAGLMDSRMGVQIHALISKSQLTSDVYMGSALVDMYSKCRRPLDACRVFEGMKKRNVVSWNSLIACFEQNGPESEALALFVRMMEGGVEHDEMTLASVVSACASLSAVKEGMQVHAQAIKHDKYREDLVLNNALVDMYAKCRRIREARSIFDRIPVRSVVSETSMISGYAKSSSVHDAEVVFLGMTERNIVAWNALIAGNTQNGEDEEALKLFLWLKRESVWPTHYTFGNILNACANLANLQLGKQAHAHVLKHGFRFEAGAVPDIFVGNSLVDMYLKSGSIDDGSKAFDKMIARDKVSWNAMIVGYAQNGLGEDALQVFRRMLLSGETPDHVTMIGVLSGCSHAGLVEEGCQYFWSMTKEYGLVPSQDHYTCMVDLLGRAGYLKEVEKFIHEMPIEPDAVLWGSLLAACKLHRDVEIGEWAAQRLFELDSGNSGPYVLLSNMYAEMGTWADVLRIRRLMRIRGVIKQPGYSWIEIESKVHVFMAKDKRHPLRKEIYQNLKILKIQMDRLMTIDLGASEDTHFSFS; encoded by the coding sequence ATGGCAAGGCATCCGTCGGTGTTGAAGCACCTCCCGCTATGCTGCGGCCTCTCCCTCCCCCATTCAATCCCTTTCGCCCTTCTCCTCCAGGACTGCATCGACTCCAATTCCCTCCGAGACGGCCGATGCATCCACGGCCGCCTCCTCAAGACCCCGTTCTCCTCTGAGACCTTCATCCAGAACCGCCTCCTTGATGCTTACGCTAAATGCGGCAGCTTGGAGGACGCACGGAAGCTGTTCGACAGAATGGACCACCGAAACGTGTTCACCTGGAACAGCTTCATTGGTGCGTTGACGAAGTCGGGACTCCTCGAGGAAGCAAGGCGTTTGTTTGTGTCCGTGCCCGAGCCGGATCAGTGCTCTTGGAACACTATGGTCTCCGGCTTCGCGCAGCACGGCCGGTTCGAAGAAGCCCTGGAGTTTTTTGTTGCGATGCATGCCGATGATTTTGTGCTCAACGCTTATTCATTTTCGAGTGCTCTGAGTGCATGTGCCGGACTAATGGACTCAAGAATGGGCGTGCAAATTCATGCTTTGATCTCAAAATCCCAACTTACTAGTGATGTCTACATGGGTAGTGCGCTTGTAGATATGTACTCAAAGTGCAGGAGGCCGTTGGATGCTTGTAGAGTCTTTGAGGGGATGAAGAAAAGGAATGTGGTCTCCTGGAACAGCTTAATCGCGTGTTTTGAGCAGAATGGTCCTGAGAGCGAGGCGTTGGCGCTATTTGTGAGAATGATGGAAGGTGGTGTGGAGCATGATGAAATGACACTTGCCAGTGTGGTTAGTGCCTGTGCAAGTCTGTCAGCTGTCAAAGAAGGCATGCAAGTCCATGCTCAGGCCATTAAGCACGATAAATACAGGGAAGATTTGGTTTTGAACAATGCTTTGGTGGATATGTATGCAAAGTGCAGAAGAATCCGTGAAGCAAGGAGCATCTTTGATCGAATTCCAGTCAGGAGTGTAGTCTCAGAGACGTCTATGATTAGTGGTTATGCAAAGTCATCAAGCGTACATGATGCAGAAGTAGTGTTTCTTGGGATGACAGAAAGAAACATTGTAGCTTGGAATGCACTCATTGCAGGGAACACACAGAATGGGGAAGATGAAGAGGCACTTAAACTGTTCCTCTGGCTAAAAAGAGAATCTGTTTGGCCTACTCATTACACATTTGGGAACATCCTCAATGCATGTGCCAATCTGGCCAATCTTCAGCTTGGGAAGCAAGCGCATGCACATGTTTTGAAGCATGGATTCCGGTTTGAGGCAGGAGCTGTGCCTGATATCTTTGTTGGAAATTCACTTGTAGATATGTATCTTAAGTCtggatcaattgatgatggatccAAGGCATTCGATAAGATGATTGCAAGGGACAAGGTGTCTTGGAACGCCATGATCGTGGGGTATGCGCAAAATGGGCTTGGAGAGGATGCTCTGCAGGTCTTTAGGAGAATGCTATTATCTGGGGAGACTCCAGATCATGTAACGATGATAGGTGTGCTGTCTGGTTGCAGCCATGCAGGGTTGGTGGAAGAGGGTTGCCAATATTTCTGGTCCATGACCAAGGAATATGGACTAGTTCCATCTCAAGATCACTACACATGCATGGTTGATCTGCTTGGTCGAGCAGGCTATCTCAAAGAGGTGGAGAAATTTATACATGAGATGCCAATAGAACCTGATGCTGTGCTCTGGGGTTCTTTGCTTGCTGCATGCAAGCTGCAccgtgatgtggagattggtgaaTGGGCGGCACAGAGGCTATTTGAGCTTGATTCTGGGAATTCCGGACCATATGTTCTTCTATCAAACATGTATGCTGAGATGGGAACATGGGCTGATGTTTTAAGGATTAGGAGATTAATGAGGATAAGAGGTGTGATTAAGCAACCTGGTTACAGTTGGATAGAGATAGAAAGTAAGGTTCATGTATTTATGGCAAAAGATAAAAGACACCCACTtaggaaagaaatttatcaaaatttgaaaattctAAAAATCCAAATGGATAGACTTATGACTATTGACCTTGGAGCATCTGAGGACACACATTTCTCATTTTCTTGA
- the LOC135622907 gene encoding carboxyvinyl-carboxyphosphonate phosphorylmutase, chloroplastic-like produces MANTPTAVAVKSLPADAAGAQPRKTRMHRLIEEEGIVLMPGIYDALSAAVLQSVGFKAGFVSGYAVSASRLGMPDIGLLTPPEMADAARAICAAAPDVAFIVDADTGGGNALNVQRTVKDIIATGAAGLFLEDQVWPKKCGHMQGKQVIPAGEHAAKIAAAREAIGDADFFLIARTDARATAGGLNEAIARANLYMEAGADACFVEAPRSDDEMREISKRTNGFRAANMLEGGFTPLHTPQELKELGFHLIVHSTTAVYASARALIDILKVMKDEGSSRDHLHKLTTFEEFNGLIGLKTYNETGARYEKFRVPSN; encoded by the exons ATGGCGAACACTCCGACGGCCGTTGCTGTGAAGTCGCTGCCTGCCGACGCCGCCGGCGCTCAGCCCAGGAAGACGCGCATGCACCGCCTCATCGAGGAGGAAGGCATCGTGCTGATGCCGGGGATCTACGACGCGCTCTCCGCTGCGGtgctccagagcgtgggcttcaaAGCCGGATTCGTCTCCGGCTACGCTGTCTCCGCGTCCCGCCTCGGCATGCCTGACATCGGCCTCCTCAC GCCGCCGGAGATGGCGGATGCAGCTCGAGCAATTTGTGCTGCCGCTCCTGACGTCGCATTCATCGTTGATGCTG ACACTGGAGGTGGCAACGCTCTCAATGTCCAAAGGACTGTTAAAGATATAATTGCTACTGGTGCCGCTGGTTTGTTTCTTGAG GATCAAGTTTGGCCAAAGAAGTGTG GGCATATGCAGGGTAAACAG GTGATACCTGCCGGGGAACATGCTGCAAAAATAGCAGCTGCACGAGAAGCCATTGGTGACGCTGACTTCTTTCTTATCGCTCGGACTGATGCACGTGCGACAGCGGGTGGTCTAAATGAAGCAATTGCACGAGCTAACCTCTACATGGAG GCAGGGGCTGATGCCTGCTTTGTGGAGGCACCGAGGAGCGATGATGAGATGAGAGAGATCTCCAAGCGCACAAATGGATTCAGAGCTGCCAACATGCTTGAAGGTGGCTTCACACCCTTGCACACACCTCAGGAGCTCAAAGAGCTGGGTTTCCATCTGATTGTGCATTCCACCACGGCTGTCTACGCCTCTGCCCGTGCACTGATTGACATCCTTAAAGTCATGAAGGATGAAGGAAGCAGCAGAGACCATCTCCACAAGCTCACCACATTTGAGGAGTTCAACGGTTTGATTGGATTGAAAACGTATAACGAGACTGGAGCTCGATACGAAAAGTTCCGAGTTCCCTCCAACTAA